A single region of the Triticum dicoccoides isolate Atlit2015 ecotype Zavitan chromosome 2B, WEW_v2.0, whole genome shotgun sequence genome encodes:
- the LOC119363694 gene encoding glycine-rich RNA-binding protein RZ1C-like: MTEKEVGRIFVGGLSWDTTERTLERAFGEFGKVIETQVVTERDTGRSRGFGFVTFSEPRAVDVAIREMHNGELDGRTISVNKAQPRMNSDDGGYGYGGSSYSSGARGGYRGAADMVPAASDDCFKCGRPGHWARECPYSDGGRPGRYSPPSRYGNGAGGRGDRFGGSDRFGNHYVDDRYDGGRYADDRYGGGRDRYPPAADRFSGDRYGAGDRYASGGFARDRSYERDGGRPGGSYYRDESRGTGGYGRGGPRVANGDRYGSGGPARLGASYRDRPAPYDRPTRGARSYDDRY, from the exons ATGACGGAGAAGGAGGTGGGACGGATCTTCGTGGGCGGACTGTCCTGGGACACCACGGAGCGCACGCTGGAGCGAGCTTTCGGCGAGTTCGGCAAGGTCATCGAGACGCAG GTTGTAACAGAAAGAGACACAGGCCGCTCCCGTGGGTTTGGGTTTGTTACATTCTCGGAACCTCGGGCTGTGGATGTTGCGATCCGGGAAATGCACAATGGAGAACTAGATGGTCGGACCATTTCTGTGAACAAAGCTCAACCTAGGATGAACAGTGATGATGGTGGCTATGGATATGGGGGTAGTAGTTACTCATCTGGTGCTAGAGGTGGATATCGTGGTGCAGCTGACATGGTACCCGCTGCAAGTGATGATTGCTTTAAGTGTGGACGCCCTGGACACTGGGCTCGTGAATGTCCTTATTCTGATGGAGGTAGGCCTGGAAGGTACTCTCCCCCTTCCAGGTATGGCAATGGCGCTGGTGGGCGTGGTGACCGCTTTGGAGGATCAGACCGTTTTGGTAATCACTATGTTGATGATCGTTATGATGGTGGCCGCTATGCTGATGATCGTTATGGTGGTGGACGCGATCGCTATCCTCCAGCTGCTGATCGTTTTTCTGGCGACAGATATGGTGCTGGTGATCGTTATGCATCAGGTGGCTTTGCCAGGGATAGAAGCTATGAGAGAGATGGAGGGCGGCCAGGTGGAAGTTATTACCGTGATGAATCTAGAGGCACTGGTGGTTATGGCAGGGGTGGTCCACGTGTGGCGAATGGTGACAGATATGGGAGTGGTGGACCTGCTCGCCTTGGCGCGAGTTACCGAGATAGGCCTGCTCCCTATGATCGTCCCACTCGGGGTGCTCGCTCATATGATGACCGCTACTGA